Proteins encoded together in one Lysinibacter cavernae window:
- the pth gene encoding aminoacyl-tRNA hydrolase codes for ASRIGSQFSRHKANAMVAEGRLRPGGPKVVLAKPNSFMNVSGGPVAALLQYYSLGVDRLIVVHDELDIDFDTIKLKTGGGHGGHNGLRDIAKAANSPDFTRVRVGIGRPPGRQDPADYVLREFGSTERQSLPSLLVDAADAVETVVESGLLEAQQRFHAPRA; via the coding sequence GCCTCGCGCATCGGATCTCAGTTTTCGCGGCATAAAGCCAATGCCATGGTGGCAGAGGGGCGTCTGCGACCAGGCGGCCCAAAGGTTGTGCTGGCAAAACCAAACAGCTTCATGAACGTTTCGGGTGGTCCCGTCGCCGCCCTGCTGCAGTACTACTCGCTCGGCGTTGATCGGCTCATTGTGGTGCACGACGAACTCGACATCGATTTTGACACGATCAAGCTCAAAACCGGCGGCGGACACGGAGGCCATAACGGCCTTCGCGACATCGCCAAGGCCGCGAACAGCCCCGATTTTACGCGCGTGCGTGTTGGTATCGGCCGCCCTCCTGGACGCCAAGATCCCGCAGACTATGTGCTGCGCGAGTTTGGCAGCACCGAGCGTCAATCACTTCCCTCGCTGCTGGTCGACGCAGCGGATGCCGTTGAAACGGTTGTCGAGAGCGGCCTGCTTGAGGCGCAGCAGCGGTTCCACGCTCCACGGGCCTAA
- a CDS encoding DUF501 domain-containing protein, which translates to MPRPPFDAPTQADLDIVSEQLGRPARNVVGISARTRTGEPAVVSTAPRLEDGTPFPTFYYLCHPGAVAAVSTLEANGFMVELNELLASDEEIRTAYQRAHDSYIADRETVGVVEELAGVSAGGMPTRVKCLHALVGHSLAAGPGVNPIGDIALERSGWSPNN; encoded by the coding sequence ATGCCCCGTCCACCCTTTGACGCTCCAACACAGGCCGACCTCGACATTGTGAGCGAGCAGCTTGGCCGCCCTGCACGCAACGTTGTTGGCATTTCCGCGCGCACCCGTACCGGCGAGCCAGCCGTGGTTTCGACCGCGCCACGACTTGAAGATGGCACCCCGTTTCCCACGTTCTACTACCTGTGCCACCCTGGAGCGGTCGCCGCGGTGTCAACGCTCGAAGCCAACGGTTTTATGGTTGAGCTCAACGAACTCTTGGCCAGCGACGAAGAGATTCGGACCGCGTACCAGCGGGCTCATGACTCCTATATTGCCGACCGTGAGACGGTCGGCGTCGTTGAAGAACTCGCAGGAGTCAGCGCCGGCGGGATGCCAACCAGAGTGAAGTGCCTGCACGCCCTCGTCGGTCATTCCCTCGCGGCTGGCCCCGGCGTCAACCCGATCGGCGATATCGCGCTCGAGCGTTCGGGCTGGTCTCCCAACAACTAA
- the mfd gene encoding transcription-repair coupling factor, which yields MTLQGILAALTDSESFQRALSYTSEDADFSLAEGLRAPLLAGLLEGRSADSPASSLFLVTATSRESESLRLSLESLLPGSTIVEFPAWETLPHERLSPSPETVGKRLAALRAMHNWAPENGNHLIVVSAVRAALQPLADNLLSVEPLHFVVGQRDYNLGEVSERLVALAYSRVDMVTRRGEFSVRGGQLDVFSPVAEHPYRIEFFGDEVEEIRAFSVADQRSLPVEVAEAVLAPSRELLLDAGVRQRAREMQGEFPNLATMLEKVAEGIPAEGMESLTPALVERLVPVTHYLPAEAAIAVIAPERVATRAVSLAETNREFLAAAWSAATAGAEAPIDLSAGDFLTLNTLKGARGDRPWWTMSSYQRDEADPITDEDDGYVRVQAEAVPSFQGSIDGAVEYVAQQLREGWRVVITAQGQGTIERVRDVLSGHEVAGRLLASLESAPDASVASLVTSTLDHGFVSGEAQFALLTEAEFFGRSATYQAGQVKKLASRSKNVVDPLQLAAGDYVVHDTHGIGRFIELTQREITTGSGRNATKALREYLALEYAPSKRGYPADKLFVPTDQLDQLSRYVGGEAPALSKMGGSDWSAAKGKARKAVRDIAVELVKLYSARMASRGFAFSPDTPWQRELEEAFPFAETPDQLTTINDVKRDMESPIPMDRLVSGDVGFGKTEIAIRAAFKAVQDNKQVAILVPTTLLVKQHLETFQDRFAGFPVHLRALSRFQTDKEAREIIKGLADGSVDVVIGTHRLLSDNVVYKDLGLVIVDEEQRFGVEHKDSLKKLKTNVDILAMSATPIPRTLEMAVTGIREMSTLATPPEDRHPILTFVGPRSDRQIAAAIRRELLREGQIFFVHNRVSSITRTAAHLAELVPEARIAVAHGKLSEATLEQVVVDFWERKFDVLVSTTIVETGLDIANANTIIIDRADKYGLSQLHQLRGRVGRGRERAYGYFMYDEEKPLSETAHERLETIATNNELGSGMQVALKDLEIRGAGNLLGGEQSGHIAGVGFDLYLRMIGEAVNTFRGETAAGITELNLELPVAAHIPEDYVDSERLRLEAYQKFSTASSAGAADDQLSLVIEELTDRYGTPPTEVENLLKVSRLRHRAAKHGLSKVIVLGPNLKVERVDLPDSRQLRMQRLYPGSRYVNTSGTMTVPLPVTHGITLAGTELVDWVSNLIEVILPELPDASAATNAEDAS from the coding sequence GTGACTCTTCAGGGAATTCTTGCCGCACTGACCGATTCCGAGAGCTTTCAGCGGGCCCTCAGCTATACATCCGAAGACGCCGACTTCTCGCTTGCGGAAGGGCTGCGTGCTCCGCTTCTTGCCGGGCTCCTCGAAGGCCGCTCTGCCGATTCGCCTGCGTCCTCCCTGTTTTTGGTCACGGCCACCAGTCGCGAGTCGGAGAGCCTCAGACTGTCGCTCGAATCCCTTCTGCCAGGATCAACCATCGTTGAGTTTCCCGCGTGGGAGACGCTGCCTCACGAACGACTCAGCCCGAGCCCCGAAACCGTGGGTAAGCGCCTTGCCGCGCTTCGTGCCATGCACAACTGGGCACCAGAGAACGGCAATCACCTCATCGTTGTGAGCGCGGTTCGTGCGGCGCTGCAGCCGCTCGCCGACAACCTGCTTTCGGTCGAGCCGCTGCACTTTGTGGTTGGCCAGCGCGATTACAACCTTGGCGAGGTCAGTGAGCGTTTGGTCGCGCTTGCATATTCCCGTGTCGATATGGTCACTCGCCGAGGCGAATTCTCGGTGCGCGGCGGTCAGCTCGACGTGTTCTCGCCGGTTGCCGAGCATCCGTATCGAATCGAGTTCTTTGGTGACGAGGTCGAAGAGATCCGCGCCTTCTCGGTTGCCGACCAGCGAAGTTTGCCCGTTGAGGTTGCAGAGGCGGTGCTTGCGCCGAGCCGTGAGCTTTTGCTCGATGCCGGTGTGCGGCAGCGGGCCCGCGAGATGCAGGGCGAGTTTCCAAATCTTGCAACCATGTTGGAGAAGGTTGCCGAGGGCATCCCAGCAGAGGGCATGGAAAGCCTGACCCCCGCGCTTGTTGAGCGCCTCGTCCCTGTCACTCATTACTTGCCGGCCGAGGCCGCAATCGCGGTGATCGCTCCCGAGCGGGTCGCCACGCGTGCGGTGAGCCTCGCCGAAACGAACCGCGAGTTCCTCGCGGCTGCCTGGAGTGCAGCGACAGCGGGTGCCGAGGCCCCGATCGATCTTTCCGCCGGAGACTTTCTGACGCTCAACACGCTGAAGGGTGCCCGCGGCGACCGCCCATGGTGGACGATGAGTTCGTACCAGCGCGATGAGGCCGACCCCATCACCGATGAAGACGACGGTTACGTGCGCGTGCAGGCTGAGGCAGTGCCCAGTTTCCAGGGCAGCATCGACGGCGCGGTTGAATACGTTGCGCAGCAGCTCCGCGAGGGCTGGCGCGTTGTCATCACAGCGCAGGGACAGGGCACCATCGAGCGTGTGCGCGACGTGCTGTCCGGGCACGAAGTTGCTGGTCGGCTGCTTGCCTCCCTCGAGTCGGCGCCAGACGCATCGGTGGCCTCACTTGTCACGAGCACCCTCGATCACGGATTTGTGAGCGGAGAAGCACAGTTCGCCCTGCTCACGGAGGCCGAGTTCTTCGGCCGAAGCGCCACCTACCAGGCCGGACAGGTGAAGAAGCTTGCGAGCCGCAGCAAAAACGTCGTTGACCCGCTGCAGCTCGCTGCCGGCGACTACGTCGTGCATGACACGCACGGCATCGGCCGGTTTATAGAGCTGACGCAGCGCGAAATTACGACGGGGTCCGGCCGCAACGCTACGAAGGCGCTTCGTGAGTACCTTGCGCTTGAGTATGCGCCCTCAAAGCGCGGCTACCCGGCTGACAAGCTGTTTGTTCCTACCGATCAGCTCGATCAGCTGTCTCGCTATGTTGGCGGCGAAGCCCCCGCACTGAGCAAGATGGGCGGTTCAGACTGGTCAGCGGCCAAGGGCAAAGCGCGCAAGGCGGTTCGAGACATCGCGGTTGAGCTTGTCAAGCTCTATTCGGCCCGCATGGCAAGCCGCGGGTTTGCTTTCTCCCCAGACACCCCGTGGCAGCGGGAACTCGAAGAGGCCTTCCCGTTTGCCGAGACGCCAGATCAACTCACAACGATTAACGACGTGAAACGCGACATGGAATCCCCGATTCCGATGGATCGCCTCGTGTCCGGCGACGTGGGCTTCGGCAAGACCGAGATCGCCATCCGCGCGGCGTTTAAGGCGGTGCAAGACAATAAGCAGGTGGCAATCCTCGTGCCAACCACCCTGCTCGTGAAACAGCACCTTGAGACGTTCCAAGACCGCTTCGCCGGATTCCCCGTTCACCTTCGAGCGCTCAGCCGTTTTCAGACGGATAAAGAGGCTCGAGAAATCATCAAGGGGCTCGCCGATGGCTCAGTGGATGTTGTGATCGGCACCCACCGCCTGCTCTCCGACAACGTGGTCTATAAAGACCTCGGGCTTGTAATTGTCGACGAAGAGCAGCGCTTTGGCGTTGAACACAAGGACTCGCTGAAGAAGCTCAAGACTAACGTCGACATCCTCGCGATGAGTGCGACCCCCATCCCGCGCACGCTTGAGATGGCGGTTACCGGCATCCGCGAAATGTCGACGCTTGCCACGCCGCCAGAGGACCGGCACCCCATTCTTACCTTTGTTGGCCCGCGTTCCGACCGCCAAATTGCCGCTGCCATCCGCCGCGAGTTGCTGCGCGAAGGGCAGATCTTCTTTGTGCACAACCGAGTGTCGAGTATCACTCGCACCGCAGCTCATCTGGCCGAGCTGGTGCCTGAGGCTCGGATCGCGGTTGCCCACGGCAAGCTGTCGGAGGCGACCCTTGAGCAGGTCGTTGTTGATTTCTGGGAGCGTAAATTTGATGTTCTCGTGTCAACAACCATCGTGGAGACCGGGCTCGATATCGCAAACGCCAACACGATCATTATCGACAGGGCTGACAAATACGGCCTCAGCCAGCTTCACCAGTTGCGCGGCCGTGTCGGTCGTGGGCGAGAGCGGGCATACGGCTACTTCATGTATGACGAAGAGAAGCCGCTGAGCGAGACGGCGCACGAGCGACTCGAAACGATCGCAACCAATAACGAGCTCGGCTCCGGGATGCAGGTCGCGCTCAAAGATCTTGAGATTCGTGGCGCGGGAAACCTGCTCGGTGGTGAACAGTCCGGTCATATTGCTGGGGTCGGATTTGACCTGTACCTCCGCATGATTGGCGAGGCCGTGAATACGTTCCGCGGCGAGACTGCCGCAGGCATCACCGAACTCAACCTCGAACTGCCGGTTGCCGCGCATATTCCAGAGGACTACGTTGATAGCGAGCGTTTGCGGCTTGAGGCGTACCAGAAGTTCTCGACGGCGAGCTCTGCTGGGGCGGCCGACGATCAACTTTCGCTGGTCATCGAAGAGCTCACCGACCGCTACGGCACCCCACCAACCGAGGTTGAGAACCTGCTCAAGGTCTCTCGACTTCGCCACCGCGCGGCAAAGCACGGGCTCAGCAAAGTCATCGTGCTCGGGCCAAACCTCAAGGTTGAACGAGTTGATCTCCCCGACTCGCGCCAACTTCGCATGCAGCGGCTCTACCCGGGTTCTCGCTACGTGAATACGTCAGGCACAATGACAGTTCCGTTACCAGTGACGCACGGCATCACGCTTGCGGGCACCGAGCTGGTCGACTGGGTGAGTAACCTCATCGAAGTCATCCTGCCAGAGCTGCCGGATGCCTCGGCCGCGACTAACGCTGAAGACGCCTCCTAG
- a CDS encoding FtsB family cell division protein, which translates to MSTRQPFDSAASSENDLPNESSPADHGAAHTTAESASPAESAASGDHAAASESLESPSAGVTTSAETDSDEPFISTATLKGTARRPTTPPVATKKKRRASDDGDFRSWFKGLHFSGFSIIMIGLLALGVFVVSPSLTVYLDQRQQIAALEASVAQKEALLKSATDEEARWQDPAYVRSEARNRLFYVMPGENQLVVINDVEVREQDRVKATVDLQRTETDWVKSLAYSLLTAGTTNDDATTLDPASPDPAQTPQAPQDQAPADTPEGTGD; encoded by the coding sequence ATGAGCACTCGGCAACCCTTCGACTCTGCCGCGAGTAGCGAAAACGACCTGCCAAACGAATCTTCTCCCGCCGATCACGGGGCAGCACATACGACGGCCGAGTCCGCTTCTCCTGCTGAGAGCGCGGCGAGCGGGGATCATGCCGCCGCATCCGAGAGCCTCGAATCACCTTCTGCTGGTGTGACGACTTCTGCCGAGACGGATTCCGATGAGCCGTTTATCTCAACGGCAACGCTGAAGGGCACCGCGAGACGCCCAACTACACCGCCGGTAGCGACGAAGAAAAAACGCCGCGCATCCGATGACGGCGACTTCCGGTCGTGGTTTAAAGGACTCCATTTCTCAGGTTTTTCCATCATCATGATCGGGCTGCTTGCCCTTGGCGTGTTTGTTGTGAGCCCAAGCCTCACGGTGTACCTCGATCAACGGCAACAGATTGCCGCCCTCGAAGCCAGCGTCGCCCAAAAAGAAGCGCTGCTGAAGAGCGCAACCGACGAAGAGGCTCGCTGGCAAGACCCGGCTTACGTGCGTTCTGAAGCTCGGAACCGCCTGTTTTACGTCATGCCAGGCGAGAATCAGCTTGTGGTGATTAACGATGTCGAGGTGCGTGAACAAGACCGAGTCAAGGCCACGGTTGACCTGCAACGGACCGAAACTGATTGGGTGAAATCCCTTGCGTATTCGTTGCTGACAGCTGGCACGACCAACGACGACGCAACAACGCTCGACCCGGCATCGCCTGATCCAGCGCAGACACCACAGGCACCCCAAGACCAGGCTCCGGCCGATACACCCGAAGGAACAGGTGACTAG
- a CDS encoding MazG nucleotide pyrophosphohydrolase domain-containing protein: MTNQDGNPVGESTIELVGVMHRLRTECPWHAQHDHASLVPYLVEECYELVEAIESGDRDAIREELGDLLYQVTFHSELLDESLAADAGLDAGGASSAGGGANADARSGGSRAETLDAGTSFAVVAARLSDKLRLRHPHVFGDAGPTTVEQLDATWEQVKQHSVGKRRAVLEGVPASLPALALAEKVLERASRHGRDDDVFERADAPEHPTTEAEFGSALLGLVADAKAHGVNAEHALRATLREVSASLAE, from the coding sequence ATGACAAACCAGGATGGCAATCCGGTCGGTGAAAGCACTATTGAGCTTGTTGGGGTGATGCATCGCCTTCGCACCGAGTGCCCATGGCATGCTCAGCACGACCATGCCTCGCTGGTGCCGTATCTTGTTGAAGAGTGTTACGAATTGGTTGAGGCTATTGAGTCTGGCGATCGCGATGCCATCAGGGAGGAATTGGGCGACCTCCTGTACCAGGTGACGTTTCATAGCGAATTGCTCGACGAGTCGCTTGCGGCCGATGCAGGGTTGGATGCCGGTGGAGCATCGAGCGCCGGTGGTGGCGCCAATGCAGACGCGAGGTCTGGTGGGTCACGTGCCGAAACGCTGGATGCGGGAACGAGCTTCGCGGTCGTTGCAGCGCGCCTGAGCGATAAGCTGCGACTCCGGCATCCGCACGTCTTTGGCGACGCGGGCCCCACAACGGTTGAGCAGTTGGACGCCACATGGGAACAGGTGAAACAGCACAGTGTTGGCAAGCGGCGCGCGGTGCTTGAGGGAGTTCCAGCCTCGCTTCCCGCGTTGGCGCTCGCCGAGAAGGTGCTTGAGCGGGCGTCGAGACACGGTCGCGATGATGACGTGTTTGAGCGGGCGGATGCCCCCGAGCATCCGACGACCGAGGCCGAGTTTGGTTCGGCTCTGCTTGGTCTTGTAGCCGATGCAAAGGCTCACGGGGTCAATGCGGAACACGCCCTGCGGGCCACACTCCGCGAGGTCTCGGCATCCCTCGCTGAATAA
- the hisS gene encoding histidine--tRNA ligase codes for MASPVNPPRGMRDFLPADKARREHALSVIRRVYTQHGFDEVETPMVEDSARLHSGLGGDNEKLAFGILRRGLGDADFAKAAEEGSAESLTDLGLRFDLTVPLARFYATHRAELPGVFRSIQVGPVWRAERPQKGRYRQFVQADIDIIGEPSQLAEIELITATSATLAELGLRDCVIRINDRRILFGLLEHCGFPADLHDSALISIDKLDKIGTAGVVAELAERSPAAAAVLESILITIEPHVVAGGVPLSEQGIRSLLPAGMDPVAVDELVALGAALVALPDGVELRFDPTLVRGMGYYTGTIFEIAHPESGSSVGGGGRYDGMIGRFLGQDVPAAGFSIGFERIVDLVDLTGGGAADAVALVYDRDFVPATLVSMKAELIAAGSRVRVEKRAKNLKLQLERLAEAGFTRFAFVSAATSSVSALELKPLT; via the coding sequence ATGGCTTCACCTGTTAACCCGCCCCGCGGGATGCGAGACTTTCTGCCCGCCGATAAGGCCCGTCGCGAGCACGCCCTGAGCGTGATTCGTCGTGTGTATACCCAGCACGGTTTTGACGAGGTCGAGACCCCGATGGTTGAGGACAGCGCTCGCCTGCATTCTGGGCTTGGCGGCGACAACGAAAAGCTTGCGTTTGGCATCCTGCGCCGGGGCTTGGGCGACGCCGATTTTGCGAAGGCCGCCGAAGAAGGTTCTGCCGAGTCGCTGACCGACCTTGGGCTTCGGTTTGACCTCACGGTTCCGCTTGCGCGTTTTTACGCGACGCACCGCGCCGAGCTTCCTGGCGTATTCCGGTCGATTCAGGTCGGCCCAGTCTGGCGTGCCGAACGCCCGCAGAAGGGCCGTTACCGCCAGTTTGTGCAGGCCGACATTGACATCATCGGCGAGCCATCGCAGCTTGCCGAGATTGAACTCATTACCGCGACCTCCGCGACCCTCGCCGAGCTTGGCCTTCGCGACTGTGTGATCCGAATCAACGATCGCCGCATCCTCTTCGGGCTGCTTGAGCACTGCGGATTCCCGGCAGACCTGCACGATTCCGCCCTCATCTCGATCGATAAGCTCGACAAGATTGGCACAGCGGGCGTCGTTGCGGAGCTTGCCGAGCGTTCGCCTGCCGCCGCCGCGGTTCTTGAGAGTATCCTCATCACCATCGAACCCCATGTTGTTGCGGGGGGAGTGCCGCTCAGCGAGCAGGGCATCCGCTCGCTGCTGCCAGCTGGCATGGATCCGGTTGCCGTCGACGAACTTGTTGCGCTTGGAGCCGCCCTTGTCGCCCTGCCAGACGGTGTTGAATTGCGCTTCGACCCGACGCTCGTGCGGGGCATGGGCTACTACACGGGCACCATCTTTGAAATCGCGCACCCTGAGTCTGGCAGCTCGGTGGGCGGTGGCGGCCGCTACGACGGCATGATCGGACGATTCCTTGGCCAGGATGTTCCTGCCGCCGGATTCTCGATCGGCTTCGAGCGCATCGTTGACCTGGTCGACCTCACGGGAGGTGGGGCGGCTGACGCCGTTGCCCTCGTCTACGACCGCGATTTCGTTCCTGCAACCCTTGTCTCAATGAAGGCAGAGCTTATTGCTGCCGGGTCGCGCGTGCGAGTCGAGAAGCGTGCAAAGAACCTCAAACTGCAGCTCGAACGCCTCGCAGAGGCAGGGTTTACTCGCTTCGCTTTTGTCTCGGCCGCAACGTCCTCGGTATCCGCCCTCGAGTTGAAGCCGCTGACCTAG
- the eno gene encoding phosphopyruvate hydratase, with the protein MAFIDAVIAREILDSRGNPTVEVEIGLTDGTVSRAAVPSGASTGAFEAYELRDGDKSRYLGKGVQNAVAAVFDDLAPAIEDFSADDQRLVDAALIAADGTENKKRTGANSILGVSLAVAKAAAESAGLPLYRYVGGPNARTLPVPLMNIINGGSHADTGVDIQEFMAVPHGAATFSEALQWGVETYHSLKSLLKSKGLATGLGDEGGFAPDLPSNREALDLILEAITQAGFTPGKDIALALDVASSEFFENGAYQFEGQARSAQEMSAYYADLVANYPLVSIEDPLDEDDWQGWVHLTSEIGDKVQLVGDDLFVTNPVRLARGIAEHAANSLLVKVNQIGTLTETLDAVQMAQRAGYTAILSHRSGETEDTTIADLAVATDCGQIKTGAPARSERVAKYNQLLRIEEELGEAALYAGRSAFPRFTA; encoded by the coding sequence GTGGCTTTTATTGACGCCGTTATTGCTCGTGAGATTCTTGACTCCCGTGGAAACCCCACGGTCGAGGTTGAGATCGGACTCACCGATGGCACGGTCAGCCGCGCAGCCGTTCCGTCAGGCGCATCCACCGGAGCCTTCGAAGCCTACGAGCTTCGCGACGGCGACAAGAGCCGTTACCTTGGCAAGGGCGTTCAGAACGCCGTAGCCGCTGTATTTGATGACCTCGCCCCAGCAATCGAAGACTTCTCAGCCGATGACCAGCGCCTGGTTGACGCTGCCCTCATCGCAGCAGACGGAACCGAAAACAAGAAGCGCACCGGAGCAAACTCCATCCTCGGAGTAAGCCTTGCTGTCGCAAAGGCCGCCGCAGAGTCGGCAGGCCTTCCGCTGTACCGCTACGTTGGCGGACCAAACGCCCGCACCCTTCCCGTGCCGCTCATGAACATCATCAACGGTGGTTCGCACGCCGACACCGGCGTTGACATCCAGGAATTCATGGCGGTTCCTCACGGCGCTGCTACGTTCTCTGAGGCACTGCAGTGGGGCGTTGAGACGTACCACTCGCTCAAGAGCCTGCTGAAGAGCAAGGGCCTTGCAACCGGTCTCGGCGACGAGGGTGGCTTTGCTCCCGACCTGCCAAGCAACCGCGAGGCACTTGACCTCATCCTTGAGGCCATCACCCAGGCAGGATTCACCCCAGGAAAAGACATCGCTCTCGCCCTCGACGTGGCCTCAAGCGAGTTCTTCGAGAACGGCGCCTACCAGTTTGAGGGACAGGCCCGCAGCGCGCAGGAGATGTCGGCCTACTACGCTGACCTCGTTGCGAACTACCCGCTCGTTTCGATTGAAGATCCACTCGACGAGGATGACTGGCAGGGCTGGGTTCACCTCACGAGCGAAATTGGTGACAAGGTTCAGCTGGTTGGCGACGACCTGTTCGTGACGAACCCAGTGCGCCTTGCGCGAGGAATCGCCGAGCATGCAGCAAACTCACTGCTGGTGAAGGTCAACCAGATTGGTACGCTCACCGAGACGCTTGACGCCGTACAGATGGCTCAGCGCGCCGGGTACACGGCGATTTTGTCGCACCGCTCAGGTGAGACCGAAGACACCACCATTGCGGACCTTGCCGTTGCAACAGACTGCGGCCAGATCAAGACCGGTGCGCCTGCTCGGAGCGAGCGCGTGGCAAAGTACAATCAGTTGCTGAGGATCGAAGAAGAACTGGGCGAGGCAGCACTCTACGCTGGCCGCTCAGCATTCCCTCGTTTCACGGCATAG
- a CDS encoding Na+/H+ antiporter NhaA, whose translation MSFLRSNRTSAALLLAAAVLGLAIANSPLADAAHSIQQSHIGWPGIGLDLSVGHWISDGILAIFFFIVAIELKHEFTEGDLNSVGKAIRPAIAALGGILVPIAIYLAFTWGSGYEGGWPIPTATDIAFALGVLAVVGRGLPTTVRAFLLALAVLDDLAGILFIAVFFTTGAQIGLILLGALLAVLFGFLSWRYARLRRDAVRPSQTRHRGLEWVLIIGMVAVGLATWYVVYQSGIHATIAGVALGFAMHRKPAHRARYLIEPFSNVIVLPLFAFSAALVTIPSLGETPLEAPFWGIIVALPVGKLIGIVGATLLADRILRSRQAPVLRFGDMIAAGALGGIGFTVSLLMNDLAFADNRAIADQGVLAVIIGSAISIVVSVFVVRLRARHYRALRLSEKDAA comes from the coding sequence ATGAGCTTCCTCCGTTCAAACCGTACCTCCGCCGCACTCCTGCTCGCCGCAGCAGTCCTCGGTCTCGCCATAGCGAACAGTCCGCTTGCGGATGCCGCACACAGCATCCAGCAAAGCCACATCGGTTGGCCTGGCATCGGCCTTGACCTCTCCGTCGGCCACTGGATCAGCGACGGCATCCTCGCCATCTTTTTCTTCATCGTCGCCATCGAACTCAAACACGAGTTCACGGAGGGCGACCTCAATTCGGTTGGCAAAGCCATCCGGCCCGCCATCGCCGCGCTCGGCGGCATTCTTGTCCCCATCGCAATCTACCTCGCCTTCACGTGGGGCAGCGGCTATGAGGGCGGCTGGCCTATCCCAACCGCGACTGACATCGCGTTTGCGCTCGGCGTACTCGCTGTTGTTGGACGGGGCCTTCCCACAACCGTTCGAGCATTCCTGCTTGCGCTTGCTGTCCTCGATGACCTGGCCGGCATCCTCTTCATCGCCGTGTTTTTTACCACCGGCGCGCAGATTGGTCTCATCCTGCTCGGCGCGCTGCTCGCGGTTCTCTTTGGATTCCTGAGCTGGCGGTACGCAAGGCTCCGCCGCGATGCTGTGCGCCCATCGCAGACCCGACACAGGGGCCTCGAGTGGGTCCTTATCATTGGCATGGTCGCCGTCGGACTCGCCACGTGGTACGTCGTCTATCAGTCAGGCATCCACGCAACCATAGCCGGTGTCGCGCTCGGCTTTGCCATGCACCGCAAGCCGGCCCATCGCGCGCGTTACCTGATTGAGCCGTTCAGCAATGTGATCGTTCTCCCGCTCTTTGCGTTCTCGGCAGCGCTCGTCACTATCCCGTCGCTTGGCGAGACGCCGCTCGAAGCGCCGTTCTGGGGAATCATCGTCGCGCTTCCCGTCGGAAAGCTCATCGGAATTGTTGGGGCAACCCTGCTCGCCGACCGCATCCTTCGTTCCCGCCAAGCCCCCGTGCTTCGCTTTGGCGACATGATTGCGGCAGGGGCCCTCGGCGGGATCGGCTTTACCGTTTCGCTGCTCATGAACGATCTTGCGTTCGCCGACAACCGCGCCATAGCCGATCAGGGAGTGCTTGCCGTCATTATCGGTTCGGCCATCTCGATTGTGGTGTCAGTCTTCGTCGTCCGGTTGAGGGCACGCCACTATCGGGCGCTGAGGCTCAGCGAGAAGGACGCCGCCTAG